In one bacterium genomic region, the following are encoded:
- a CDS encoding dienelactone hydrolase family protein produces MKWLLLSLLAFSFALPAHAKIITRTIEYQVGDVTCEGYLAYDDARTAPQPGVLVVHQWLGLTDYEKSRCEQLAGLGYVAFAADIYGKGIRPADVPAAGAESGKYKGNPALTRLRVGAAFDWLRQYQRVDSLRTAAIGYCFGGWVCLELARSGKPVNGVVGFHAALDAANPADAKNIKGRVLVLNGADDPYVSVESIAAFMKEMRDAGVRYEYVAYEDAVHSFTQPMAGTDKSKGAAYNHIADMRSWEAMRWFFGEIFK; encoded by the coding sequence ATGAAGTGGCTGCTACTTTCCCTGCTCGCGTTCAGCTTCGCCCTGCCGGCGCACGCCAAAATCATCACCCGGACCATCGAATACCAAGTCGGCGATGTCACCTGCGAGGGGTACCTCGCTTACGATGACGCCCGCACCGCGCCGCAGCCGGGTGTGCTGGTGGTGCATCAGTGGCTGGGGCTGACCGACTATGAGAAGTCGCGCTGCGAGCAGTTGGCGGGGCTGGGATATGTCGCGTTTGCGGCGGACATCTACGGCAAGGGGATTCGACCCGCTGACGTCCCGGCCGCCGGCGCCGAGTCGGGCAAGTACAAGGGCAATCCGGCGCTGACGCGCCTACGGGTCGGCGCGGCGTTCGACTGGCTGCGCCAATACCAGCGCGTCGATTCGTTGCGCACCGCCGCGATCGGCTACTGCTTCGGCGGCTGGGTCTGCCTTGAACTGGCCCGTTCGGGCAAGCCGGTCAACGGCGTGGTTGGCTTCCACGCGGCGCTCGATGCGGCCAACCCGGCCGACGCCAAAAACATCAAGGGACGGGTGCTCGTGCTCAATGGCGCCGATGACCCCTATGTCTCCGTCGAGTCCATCGCCGCCTTCATGAAGGAGATGCGCGACGCCGGCGTGCGTTACGAGTATGTCGCCTACGAGGACGCGGTCCATTCCTTCACTCAGCCGATGGCCGGCACCGACAAGTCGAAGGGCGCGGCCTACAACCACATCGCCGATATGCGGTCCTGGGAGGCGATGCGCTGGTTCTTTGGGGAGATCTTCAAGTAA
- a CDS encoding sigma-54 dependent transcriptional regulator, with translation MPNLRVLVVDDEKPQRDLVGGALRKQGYTVTEAGSADEALAAVKDVFPEIALLDIQMPGKSGLELLAELKKINPDLQAIIVSAHADFDKGLEAMKKGALDFLKKPVEFTELFAVVARAAERHWLLSEVRYFREQIEEPYRDDAVVIASDAMREVFSTVARAADSDSTVLIRGESGTGKELVARALHRSSSRRARNFIAVNCAAIPETLLEAELFGAEKGAYTGALARRIGRFELAAGGTIFLDEIGDMPASIQAKVLRALEHKAFERLGGNETVTSDCRVVAATHQNLEEMVKEGKFREDLYYRLNVIQITIPPLRQRPQDILPLVDAFIKRQHRVRGRAIRGITPAAKDLILSYHWPGNVRELLNAIERACVLARTDVLDVADFSLGIAAAPAPSAPSELPTLPLAEVEKRHIQRALEHHNYALQQTAESLGIHRNTLRLKMKEYGLERE, from the coding sequence ATGCCAAACCTGCGCGTTCTGGTCGTCGATGATGAAAAGCCCCAGCGTGACCTGGTCGGCGGGGCGCTGCGCAAACAGGGATACACCGTGACCGAAGCCGGCTCGGCCGATGAGGCGTTGGCGGCGGTCAAGGATGTCTTTCCCGAGATCGCCCTGCTGGACATCCAGATGCCGGGCAAATCCGGGCTGGAACTGCTGGCGGAACTGAAAAAGATCAATCCGGATTTGCAGGCGATCATTGTCTCGGCCCATGCCGACTTCGACAAGGGGCTCGAGGCGATGAAGAAGGGGGCGCTCGACTTCCTGAAAAAGCCGGTCGAGTTCACCGAACTGTTCGCCGTGGTCGCGCGAGCGGCCGAGCGGCACTGGCTGCTCTCCGAAGTGCGCTATTTCCGCGAGCAGATCGAGGAGCCCTACCGCGACGATGCGGTGGTGATCGCCTCCGATGCGATGCGCGAGGTCTTCTCGACGGTGGCGCGCGCGGCCGATTCCGATTCCACCGTGCTGATCCGCGGCGAATCGGGCACCGGCAAGGAACTGGTGGCGCGGGCGTTGCACCGTTCCTCCAGCCGTCGCGCCAGGAATTTCATCGCGGTCAACTGCGCCGCCATCCCCGAGACGCTGCTGGAAGCGGAACTGTTCGGCGCCGAGAAGGGGGCCTACACTGGGGCGCTGGCGCGACGGATCGGCCGTTTCGAGCTGGCCGCCGGCGGAACGATCTTTCTCGATGAGATCGGCGACATGCCCGCCTCGATCCAGGCGAAGGTCCTGCGCGCGCTGGAGCACAAGGCCTTCGAGCGTCTCGGCGGCAACGAGACCGTGACTTCCGACTGCCGCGTGGTGGCGGCGACCCATCAGAATCTCGAGGAGATGGTCAAGGAGGGGAAGTTCCGCGAGGACCTGTACTACCGTCTCAATGTCATCCAGATCACGATTCCGCCGCTGCGGCAACGGCCGCAGGACATCCTGCCTCTGGTCGATGCCTTCATCAAACGGCAGCATCGTGTGCGCGGACGCGCCATCCGCGGGATCACTCCGGCGGCGAAGGACCTGATTCTGTCCTACCATTGGCCGGGGAATGTGCGCGAACTGCTCAACGCCATCGAACGCGCCTGTGTGCTGGCGCGCACCGATGTCCTCGATGTCGCCGACTTCTCCCTCGGAATCGCCGCCGCCCCGGCGCCCAGCGCGCCGTCCGAATTGCCGACCCTGCCCTTGGCGGAGGTGGAGAAACGGCACATCCAACGGGCGCTGGAGCATCACAACTACGCCCTGCAGCAGACCGCCGAGTCGCTGGGGATTCACCGCAATACGCTGCGGCTGAAGATGAAGGAGTACGGGCTGGAACGGGAGTGA
- a CDS encoding GIY-YIG nuclease family protein gives MSKLFCVYIMTNEHNTVLYTGMTSDLTARVWQHKNGVVGSFSKRYRLTKLVYYEVCPGAEAAIIREKQLKGGSRAKKLALIKSQNPSWADLSETL, from the coding sequence ATGAGCAAGCTGTTCTGTGTCTACATCATGACAAACGAGCACAATACGGTGCTCTACACTGGCATGACGAGCGACCTGACAGCGCGGGTCTGGCAGCACAAGAATGGTGTCGTGGGTAGCTTCAGCAAACGATATCGACTGACAAAACTCGTGTACTATGAAGTCTGCCCGGGTGCGGAAGCCGCCATTATAAGGGAGAAGCAACTCAAAGGTGGCTCTAGAGCTAAGAAATTGGCACTTATCAAGTCGCAGAACCCGTCGTGGGCAGATTTGTCAGAGACGCTCTGA